In Oryza sativa Japonica Group chromosome 1, ASM3414082v1, the genomic stretch ttatttttaaaattaaaacctGAAAAGGTgcaaatttatatttataaactaaatattatgtactccctccgtattgtattttaatgtatgacgctgttgactttttgacaaacatttgacctttcgtcttattcaaaaaatttatataattatcatttattttattatgacttgatttatcatcaaatgttctttaagcatgatataagtatttttatattcgcataaaaattttgaataagacgaatggtcaaacgttggttaaaaagtcaacggcgtcatacattaaaaacggaggaagtatgattTAAATTGCCAAGTTTGTTCCTTCCGTGTTTAAAAATACAAACCTTGTCATTAGTCCTCAACTTGCAATTTAGAGTTTAGAATGAGCTAACGTGTTTCtaaaattcattttattttaaaattaaaacctGAAAATATGcaaatttatatttattaaactaaatattatatgatttaaattttcaaaatttttttgttCCTTCCgtgtttaaaaaaacaaaccttaTAATCAAGGAGGACAAGTAGAGAATAAGTATTAAAAAATGAAGAAGGATAAATATTAATAATATTGAAAATCCTAAGAAGGCCTTCAGATGCTGGGGTTCGAACACCCAACCAATTTAGTAAATACAGAGGTCAGCGCCTCTGCCTATCAAATTAACGCCACGTGGGATGATATCTCAGCGTAAGAAATGATGGTTTAGGATTGGCGTTGAGGTCACGGCTCATTTTTTAAATTAGTTTTTGTATGGTTATTCTTAAAATAACTTTTGTAGAAGGGCCAATTTGTCAAAATTCGGAATGTATTGCACTCCAAAGCCGAAACTACAAAGTCATtgccataataataataataataacaataataataataataataataataataataataataataataataataataataataataataataaaaagaaaatccaagaAGAAATAACGTTATTCATTATGGACGGTTACATTACACAATGTTTAACGGTTATCTGGATGAGAGAATGGAAGTTTCAAGGTGCATTAATAAAACGGAAATGCTACAGGATAGAATCTCGTCCGGATAGGATGATATCAGCTATGTATCAGGGTGATGACACCTTGCGAGCACGGGCGGATCCACAGTATGTAGAGTGGGGTCCTAGGACTCCACTCAAATTTAATATTTAGTGTATTACTAATGTGTAATTAAGTAAAAAATTTTGAGCACACTATCAATTCTAATAAGATGCCCCCACTCGATTTTTGGGCTAGGTCTGTCTCGCGAGTATCCGTCTAAACGGGATTCCGTTATATAGCAACCCCTAATAAAATGCCAAAACAAAATGGAAGGATCAGTGAAAAGTGGTTGAGTTTTTGTAGCAGCTGCCTCCTTGTACTATCCTTTCGGTTAAGAGAAGGTGATTGGGTACACAGGGCTCTTGTCAGGTTCAAAGAGCCCAAAGTTCCTCTCTATCTCGTCACCGGTTTTCTCGTTCTCATTGAACATGGCAAAAATGTATGTCTCTATAGGTACGGGCCTCTTGGGTGTCCCTTTGCTCACATGGTTAATCAGGTTCTGGACGTAGGCCCTAGCATTATCTTTGGTCGCTGCAGGAGCCCCAGCCGATGGCCAGCCGCTATCTGAGACAACTATTCTGACGGTTgagccacccaccttctccatcGCCGAATACAGAGCATCCACAATGGCATCGAAGAGGTTCTGATAGCTATGTTCACCGTCCTGCACCACAGTTCCCGGGGAGGTGAAAAGGGCGTAATCGATATCAATGCCTTCCTGATTGTGCACGTAAGTAAAGTAAGGGAACACACTGGCCAGAAGTGGAGCCCCAATCTTGGCCAAGAACTGCACAATAGGTGCCATGTACTGTTCCATCGCTGAGGAGAAAGCACCAGCAGAGGGAGGATAGGACAAACCCAGCACGTCCCTTCTCACCGACGTTGACACCTTGATGTGATCCAGCCCTACTGCTGACAACGCTGCATAGATATTCTGCATCGCTGGGAGGATGTATCTCATCTCTCTCAGGGCAACCTGGTTGCCGACTGTGATGAACTTGAATGAGACTGCAGGGTAAAAGGCTTGCACATTGGTCTTCACCCAGGCAGCCGCAACGGAGGGTTCAGAGGCGAAGGATGGGAGGAATTGGCCCTCAACGTCGAGGCTGATACCGATGCCTGTGCCTCTCAGAGCCTCAAGAACATCGTGGTGAGGATAGAATATCCTCATGGCAGGAATGTTGTTCGAGGCATATAGCTGAACGACTTCATGCCATGGTGGCAGATTGTTGCCTTTCACTCCGTAGCAGACTCCAATGGATCGGCGAGCTGCAGTTAATCAGTGGAGCGTATGTGATATATTCAGTTCATCTTGTCCTAGGCTAATCAAATCAGTACTGTAGGTtcataatacttcctccatcccatattTAGTTCATTATAGCCTCTttcatttgttccaaaataagtttattctTTCATTTGTTCCAaagtaagtttatttttagaatAATCATTGTATCTTAGTTTGTGAAAACAAGGAATAACTGTATTAGGAGTAGATAAAGTGAGATGAATAGTTGCATTGGGATTTGATAAAATATGGTATTATAGTATTTTTGAGTTTGTATTGGTATGTGGGATGgatgaaaaatgaacttattttgaaacagaggtagtaataTGCATGGAGATGTAAGACACTTACCCAGAGAAGGAGATCCTTTGTCCCATACGCCCCGCCCATCGCAAGGCCAGAAACTAAGGCGGGCACACCTCCACATCTCCACAAAACGGAGTTCTCGGAACAAACCATGGAGCTCACTCCACTCACACTCCAAATCATTGAGACATCTAGCACGCAGTGTCTCAACGTTCCAGCCGCCGTCTTGCCCCAGTGTACGGAGCTTCCCTCCCCTAATATACAGCCGTTTCAGGCTCACCGACGTCGATGGATGAATGATATTAAGAAGGCTTGCGGTAGGGGCACGCCGGAGATCAAGCTTTGTGAGGCTGGAAGGAAGAGGAAGATATGGCTCGGTAGATGCCTCTCCTATCCAAGTTATTGTCAAGGACTCAAGATGCTGGCATTTCGCCAATTGGCAGAGCTCATCTTCATCACACACCAAAGATTGCCGTCCAGTGGTAATGTTTAGCTTCCGTAGATTCTGCGCCTTTGTGGCCAGGTCGGCGAGACGGCATGGGCTGCTCTTCTTTCTTGAACTGCCAACGAGAAAACCCTTGAGGACCTGCAGCTTGGACAGCTCGCCGATCTCTTTGGGCATTTCTTCAAGTAAGAAGCATTCGGACAAGTCCAGGTACTCTAGCTTCAGCAACGAGCCGATAGACCCCGGTAACTTCTCCAAGTTGTGGCACGCCCTGAGGTCGAGCACGAGGAGTTCGGCAAGCGTGCCGATGGCCTCGGGTATGGACTCGATGAGGGAGATGCCCCTGAGGCTGAGGTACCTCAGGTTCTTGCACGCCAAAACTTTTTTGAGTAGGTCGTTGTCTCCCACCAGCTCGATGTGGTGCTTCCTTGACCTCTTCCACCGCCCAAGCTGCACGACTCTGGTGATTCTCGATTTTGCGATATGAATCTTCACGTACTCCATGTCGAGATTGAATACTGACAGGAAGGCATTATTCGTCGACGTTGCCTTTGCCATGACCCAAAAACCTGAAGAAACCTAGGCTCTCCACAAGCTGGTTGTGCACCACGGGGTGCACTCTGAAGTAGTGTGTACGTCGGCAGTGGCCTCGGCGTAGCGCGGGCTGAACGAGGCCGCGATCGAACAGCTCGTTGAAGCGCTCCTTCCCTGCGTCTGCCGATTGGACTATCCCCTCCCCGAGCCACCAGTGGATGAGAAGCCTCTTCTTGATGGCCTCGCCTGGCGGGAAGATGGCAAGGCAGAGGAGGCACTGCATCAGCTGCCCGTCGAGGGTGTCAAGCAGGCGCCTGACGTGCAATCCAGACATGGGGCGCGCGGGCTCGTCTTCTTGCTCCGCCAATGAgggcatcgactcctcctcggcATGGTGCTTCGTGCCGATGCTGTCCTGAAAACGGTTGACTCCGGCGCCGAGCTGTTCGGCATGGATGTTGACCTCGATGTGCCGCAGCGCCACGGCGTCGTCAAACTCATCATCGCCGGTGTTGCAGGAGTGGTCGctctgtttggggagctttttCAGATTGCTCCCGATGTCACCTATTAGGACTTTTATGTTCACCAGGATGCGATCCACAGCTGAGAATATCTTCCTCTCCACCGCAATCGGGTTTTCGTCAGGAACAGACATGGCTGCTCGATCTGGGTTCTACTACTAGTGAAGATGATGGTTTGTgacttgtgacttgtgaggcTAGTAGTACGTACGGCGAAGGGGGCGAGCCTGATTTGTTTGCGATGAGATGTCAATTTCCTTTTTTCAGTAAGCTTACGGTCAATCGTCCTGAACCTTGACTGCTTTGCTCATCTTGCCGTGCATGTGGCAGCTTTCAATTGGCATCTGCACACCGTAATGACTCATGTAAATCACATAAGCAGGAGCGAATCTGACCTTGATTTCGTGGGCGGCGTGGCTTGCTGGCGACGAGCATCATCAGACAGCAGCGGTTCGTGGGGAGGCGGAGGGGGCCAGGCGGGgtctccggcgaggaggcgtcGACAGGGCTCCGAGGTGGCATAGGCCCTTCCTGGTAGAGGCGCCTCACCGGTGGAGTGAGGATGCGCGCGCGGCTCCTGCTCGGTGGTCGGCAGAGGGCCGGGGCGCCGGCCGACGGCAGCACAGCGGCGGTAGCTGGGCGGCGGTAGCTGGGCCCAGAAAAAGCCGAAGGGAGAAGGGGCGAGGAAACCGAAGGGAGAATGGGATCTGATTCCTTTTTATTACTGCAAAGGAAACCCACAATTTTTCACCTTTTcccaaaactaattttacaaatgaaccgtacccaaaacttatttcaaaaatgaccattttgttCAGCGCCATATCAATTGGCGCTGCATGCCGTACCACCGCGGATAGGAGGCTGAGTTGGTGTGCCAACGTGCATTCAACGCCGTGCTATTTGGTGCTGAGGtatctaagttcagcgccatacgatttggcgctaaataaaaagagttattttttaataagtttTAGTCACGActcatttgtaaaattagtttttcaaagggtcaaattgtcaaaatttgtgaagGAAACCGGTCTGGTTTTCTTGAGGAATAAAAAATGGTACGATCTAGCAGGTTAAGTTTCGGTTAATTAATCAGGCCAGATCAATTTAACAGGGTAATAGAGGTTGAGTTGGTTTTATCGTCGATACGGACAGCGATGTCCCTAAGTTTGATTTGGTAAAGTTCGATGGCACTAAAAATTCCGTTCTCTTGTAGACAAGGTTGAAGAATTTGTTGGCTCGGCAGAGTAGAGGATATCCAAGGTTCTTGATGAGATGAAACTGGGCAAGATGATGATGACAAGTAGGAGGTAATCAAGGTGCAGGAAGCTGCGACAATATGATTGAGTCTCTCGGATTCGGTCGTGTACTAGGTCATGGAGGAAAATTTACCAAAGAAAATTTGGGACAAATTGACGAGCCTGGATATGTCTAAGACATTGACTAGTAAATTATATGTGAAAAACACCTAGGGGTCTCCTAGCTAACTCCACGAGGTGGTGGGCTAGCCGGCCTAGAttcaaagcctcaccccttctatttatttaatattagatcattctctaatattcgtgtttttttattagtaagtTATATCTCAAACAACAGTTGTACGGTTTGTAGATGCAAATTCTATTTACTTGATATTAGATCATTCTctaatattcgtgtttttttattagtaagtTATATCTCAAACAACAGTTGTATGGTTTGTAGATGCAAATGGATACAAACACGGATAGAGTCAGATCTTAGGAAGCACATGGACGTCTTCGATCAGTTGGTCAAGGATCTAAACTATTTAGATGTGAAACTGGACGATAAAGACAAAGTCATAATTCTTCTGAGCTCACTTCCAACGCCTCATGAGCATGTGGTGACTACCATGACATATGGCAAGGTACTATCAAGACTGGAGAGATAATTTTGGCAATGCTTATGCAGGATttgagaagataaaaaaaagagacaacGGAGGCTTCTCTGGCTGAAAATTTGTTGGTCAAGGTAAAGCATGACAATGATACGGGGACGTCGAAGGGCAAGGAGAAGAGGGTATGTATCAGTGTCATGATTTTGGGTATAAAAGAAGGAATTGTCCGTTACCGAATAAGAGGAAAAGTTCAATTGTAAATTTAACGGCTCATGGTGATGGCTCAACTAGCAATAGGCATGAGATTCTCATAGCGTGTCTAACAAGAAGACTGGTGAAGGGAGGATTTTGGACTCAGCTAGTTCTTATCATGTGACATCGAAGCAGGAGTGGTTCTCTTTATATAAATCCGGTGAGTTTGGTATTGTTTAGGCGATGACATGAGATATTGTGTTGTTGGAGTATGTGATGTTAAGTTCAAGATGTATGATAGAAATGTGATGCTACTTGGGGATGTGAGACACGTGCCAAGACTAATGAGTGATTTCGCTTAGGAGCCTACATGAGAAAGGGCGGTTGTATCAAGTAAATTATGATAGGAAGACCATGAATGTCATGAATAACGGGAAGACTGTTATGACTGGTGAAAAGACAAGATCATATTTGTATAAGCTACAAGGGAGTGCTATTGCGGGTGGAGTCATGAATCGGGGATGAGCGCCTGTAATCGGTACCCCGAAGATGTAGGCTTTGCTGAACTTCGTTATCAAATATTATACCTCGATGTCGTCTTCAGTTTTGGATCTCCTACGGTGTTTTTTTTGCGTTTGGTTACCGATGGTGATTTCGGGGTcggttttataacaagtggtatcaaagCACTTGGAAGGTGGGGATAGTCCTCACACATTAGACAATAGTCTTTTGGTTTATGTAAGCTTAGGATCTAAAGTTGTAGCTTTGGTTGGGTCTGTGATGGAGCAAGCCTAATGTGACTTGGGTAAAATACaattggcaaattttgctacaaaaTATCGCGACTTTatggttttagctgtaggacaccgcacaaactcacttttggggggAAAACACTCTCTAATCGTGGTTATTTGCCAGCAGACACCACGGCCATTAAAATAGTGTGTTTGTGCTGACGAGGCAGACCTAAATTTTTACACGAAGTGACCAAATTACcccttctttcttttccttttcctcttcttgttACTTCAATTCTTCCTTATCCCTTCCTCTACCTCCCTCCATGGCGTCTCGCAGGTGATGCGCCCACGGCTCAAGACGACGGGCGCAGGACGAGAGAGTCCcaaccggcggcggccgtggtcgTCGTGCGAGACCTCCTACTAGGTGCGCCGCGTCCAGATGCCACCGTGAGACAGCTGTCACCAACCAAGCTGCCGCCACCGTTGTTCGCCACGGAAGCGGCGGCAGCATGTGCACGAGGAGGACTCCAGCTCGGCAGCTCCATTGCCATTGTCCAGCTCAGAACCGTTTGATCTCATCAAAGCTTCAAAGTTAACTACTCTAACTTCATATGCAAAAATCAAAAGGATACGCGCGTGCATGTGTGCATACAGAAATGGTTAGCTAGCTTTGCGTGCGATCTTAAATTATCTGGTGCTTAGGGCCGGTATGTTGGAGTCGTCAGGCGAAGGGGGAGCATCGGTGTCTGGTGATCTGAGAACGCAGAGCTTGTACAGCGCCCACTAGTGCGCACCGTAGGGAAAGAAGGCGGTGTCAGTGCAGCGACAGGCGGCGATCTGTAAGGGGAGCAGCCACGGCAGCGACGTAAGAAAGGTGAAataaggaggaagaagaagaatatgACAAGTGAggctgggttttttttttttacttttcacaCCTTTTATCTCTTCTATTCAACCGGAAAGTAATATTTTAATGTGTGCGGTGTCCAGTAATAAATAACCACGTTCAGATAATGTTTTCTCCCAAAAGTGAATTCGTGCGatgtcctacagctaaaactATGAAGCAATgttctgtagcaaaatttgccaataCAATTAGTGGTCGGGCCGTGCACTCTAATAAGTGGCATCAGAACCCAAATTTAGAAATCTGAAACATTTTTCATAAGGCACATAGCGGAGGAGGTCACATGAGTTGATGTGCACAAgggagattgttgggtttagGCCGTCTTtagattcaaatttttttctttaaacttccagtTTTTCCGTCAAATCAAATGTtttgacacatgtatggagcattaaatgtaggcgaaaaaaaccaattgcacggtttgcatgtaaatcgcgagacgaatcttttgagcctaattacgccatgatttgacaatgtaatgttacagtaaacatttgctaatgacggattaattaggcttaatagattcgtctcattGTTTACAGGCGggatctgtaatttgttttgttattagtctacgtttaatacttcaaatgtgtgtccgtatacttaaaaaaattggcacacgaactaaacacaaccttagtcCTACATCCCTAATTGATAATAGGGGCACGAATTAAAAGGTGAGGCGGTCCTCATGCACCCATCATACTAGTATTTTAggatatagtatatatataagcCCAAGACAGTAGAATTAAAGTTATGGCTCTGGTTATATATGTAGTAGAACTAGAGTTATGGCTCTGGTTAAACATGTAGGAGAGTATGTCTAATATAATCTGGATGTCGCATAGTTAATGGGTCTGGCTGTGTACTCACATAAGAATATTCATGGCCCTTCAAAATAATGACATAGGAATAGCTTTGCTCATATTGCCAAGTGGCTCCTCAAATTCAATTGCAAGATTCGATGTTACGCAGAGCCCAATAAAAAAACATTCTCCCTCCATCCAAGTTTGATCGtccatattatttaaattttttattgttattagattataaaatataaatggTACTTTATatatgacttatgttttttaattatttttttaaaaaataaataagactaACAATTAAAGTTAGATATGAAAACTTATGGTtgtgtttattttgggacggaggaagcaCCAACATGTGATGCATTTCCCACTTGCAAGATTCGCTGCTGCTACGCAGAGCCCAATACAATTATCTTTGCTCATGTTGCCAACTTGCCAAGTGACTCCACAAGTAGTTGGTCAGTGTGCACAGACTGTTTAAATTGtactaaattatatatatatatatatatatatatatatatatatatatatatatatatatatatatatatatatatatatatatatatatatatatatatatatatatatatatatatatatatatatatatatatatatatatatatacatacatacatatacacatacatacatatacatatatatatacacatatacacacACGTAAACTTCATTTCCAGCGTTTAAGAAATTTTATGTATGGTTTTCACTTTGAATATTTTCCCATATAGTTCCCAACATGTACATTGCACTAGTTAAATGTTAGTGTTAAGAATATAAATATTAGAATTTTAAACACATGTGAAATGAGGTTGGTTacattaattttaaattatggaGGATTACATTAAACGAAAAGTTCACGTCAGTgactaattttgaattttaaataatttagTAAAAGTACTCAAATATATGTATAGACTAGTAATTAACCCGAACAGGTACATATTATTATTCTTGGCACTAGCTTCAATCATACATTAGATATATTAGTTTCACAATGTAGAATCAAATATGATAACCAAACCTGTCATACGAGGGTTAAATAGTAGGAAGAACCAAACAATCAAATCTCTTTTAAGATTAAAAGAACTCAAAACTCCATAGGGACTAACTTGTCAAGTTGGTCTGACGATTGAAGTAGATGCACCTATCTAACCGCCCTTATGCCACCGTTTGGCCGTCGAGCCTTCGCTGGTTCGAACACCCATATGCACGTGGTCTGACCGCTAAAGAATAGAAAACGCAACATGATGAAACTTCTTGCAAGTAGATTAACTTTATTGCATCGAGATGTGTTTACTTAGTAAATCCAAAGCACTTCTCAACTTTTAAATACAAGTCGCAATTCAAGACTAAGGGCTTGTTTGGCGGAGCTTAATCTTCATAGAATCTGGAAAACACTTCTCAACTTTTAAATACAAGTCGCAATTCAAGACTAAGGGCTTGTTTGGCGGAGCTTAAGCTTCatagaatctggaaaagctgggtTTCCTAGTTTCTggtttctagttcattttct encodes the following:
- the LOC4325836 gene encoding uncharacterized protein; the encoded protein is MAKATSTNNAFLSVFNLDMEYVKIHIAKSRITRVVQLGRWKRSRKHHIELVGDNDLLKKVLACKNLRYLSLRGISLIESIPEAIGTLAELLVLDLRACHNLEKLPGSIGSLLKLEYLDLSECFLLEEMPKEIGELSKLQVLKGFLVGSSRKKSSPCRLADLATKAQNLRKLNITTGRQSLVCDEDELCQLAKCQHLESLTITWIGEASTEPYLPLPSSLTKLDLRRAPTASLLNIIHPSTSVSLKRLYIRGGKLRTLGQDGGWNVETLRARCLNDLECEWSELHGLFRELRFVEMWRCARLSFWPCDGRGVWDKGSPSLARRSIGVCYGVKGNNLPPWHEVVQLYASNNIPAMRIFYPHHDVLEALRGTGIGISLDVEGQFLPSFASEPSVAAAWVKTNVQAFYPAVSFKFITVGNQVALREMRYILPAMQNIYAALSAVGLDHIKVSTSVRRDVLGLSYPPSAGAFSSAMEQYMAPIVQFLAKIGAPLLASVFPYFTYVHNQEGIDIDYALFTSPGTVVQDGEHSYQNLFDAIVDALYSAMEKVGGSTVRIVVSDSGWPSAGAPAATKDNARAYVQNLINHVSKGTPKRPVPIETYIFAMFNENEKTGDEIERNFGLFEPDKSPVYPITFS